The Deltaproteobacteria bacterium genome segment GGCACCCGATCCAGGACTCTGTTTTCCAGAATTAACGGCAGGTATTCAATAACGAGCACAATAGTGTAGCAGGTGATGCAAAAGACCACTTCCGTGAGCATGGAGTGGACATTTGGATGCCAGAATGTGAACCAGCCGCGCAGTGGTTGGCCGATGTCCAGGAGAAGTACGAGCTGGGCTCCAGTGTAGCAGATAAAGCCAATCACCACTGCCAGGTTAATGATGTCCTTCAGTTCCTTCTTGCCGATGACGTACGTGAGAAAGCCGGTAAAGAATGCCCCTGCTCCCAAGGCAATAATGCCAAGATCAGCCGTTATCCACAGGCCGAAGCCGAAATAATCATTCAGGCCGGTCTGATTGAGGCCTTTCCATAGGACCAAGAAGCCCGCCAGCAACCCCCAGCCGAGGAAAGCGAGAATCACCAGTACCCAGAGGGCGAACTTCTTGAACGAACAGCGTCTAACTCCCTCAGGAATGAGTGCAGAGTCCATGCTTATCCTCTCTTCTCCGTGGTATTTTGCCAACCGTTATCGACTCATATAAAGTTATCAGCCTGCTTGCGAATCCAATCCTGCTTGCTCAGATAGATTATCTTGGGGTGCGTCCCCAGCTTGGCCAGAAGCCGAAAAGCGTGAGGGCTCTTGGCCAGTTTGGCCACCTCACTGTGCGGGTCGTGAAGATTGCCGAAGGTCATTGCTTTTGTGGGGCAGGCCTCCACACAGGCAGGTACGTATTCTCCCTCCTCCAACTCGCGTCGTCCTTCCATAAATGCCTTGTCTTTAGCTCTCTGAAGCCTGTGGACACACATGGTGCATTTTTCCACCACACCCCGCATCCGTGGTGACACATCAGGCGTAAGCATCTGCTCCATCGGTTTCGGCCACTTCGGGTCCCACCAGTTGAAATAGCGGGCATGATAAGGACAGGCGGCCATGCAGTAACGACAGCCGATACAACGTACCGGGATCTGGTTGACAAGCCCATTTGCCTCGTCCCTTTTGGTTGCGTTCACCGGGCAGACAATGGTGCACGGGGAGTCATGTGGTGAGTCACAATGCTGACATGGCCTCGGCAAATACGCCTGTCGATGCTCAGGGTAAGGCTTGCCATTGTCCAGGTAAAACACCCTCAGCCAGGTGATGGAACGCAGCTTGTTACTCTCGTCCTCCCTGAAAGAAATGTTGTTTTCCTGCTGGCAAGCAACAGCACAGGCCATGCACCCGGTACATTTGTCGAGATCAATGACCATGCCGTAACGAACTCCACCTGTCTTGTGTTCGCTCATTTCTTACCTCACGCTCTGGAGATTTTTACTGGCGTTCCCCACCAGCTTGCAAGCCCGGTTA includes the following:
- a CDS encoding 4Fe-4S dicluster domain-containing protein, which translates into the protein MSEHKTGGVRYGMVIDLDKCTGCMACAVACQQENNISFREDESNKLRSITWLRVFYLDNGKPYPEHRQAYLPRPCQHCDSPHDSPCTIVCPVNATKRDEANGLVNQIPVRCIGCRYCMAACPYHARYFNWWDPKWPKPMEQMLTPDVSPRMRGVVEKCTMCVHRLQRAKDKAFMEGRRELEEGEYVPACVEACPTKAMTFGNLHDPHSEVAKLAKSPHAFRLLAKLGTHPKIIYLSKQDWIRKQADNFI